Within Bacteroidota bacterium, the genomic segment GGAGTATTGTTTAAATCATCGGGGTGGGTATCGTAGATGAAAAGTTGGGAGAGTGTGAGGTTGAAAGCGGTTGCCAATGTTTTTGCATAGGTGATGGAGGTATCGGTTTTTCCTTCTTCGATGAGCTGGAGCTGGCTGATGGAAATTTTTGTGAGGTAGTTGAGTTTTTTGAATGAGTA encodes:
- a CDS encoding helix-turn-helix transcriptional regulator translates to MPYLRMKNIDDEDTRVKFGKHIHKLHTENKYSFKKLNYLTKISISQLQLIEEGKTDTSITYAKTLATAFNLTLSQLFIYDTHPDDLNNTP